One stretch of Zingiber officinale cultivar Zhangliang chromosome 6B, Zo_v1.1, whole genome shotgun sequence DNA includes these proteins:
- the LOC121989891 gene encoding protein ASPARTIC PROTEASE IN GUARD CELL 1-like, with translation MVLDTGSDVSWIQCLPCANCYEQSDAVFDPSASSSYTPLSCESPRCRDLGYGYACVNSTISSSSATTGSGGGDGDGAEGSCLYESWYGDNSFSIGDFATETVGFSREAEFSGLSIGCGHDNEGLFYGSAGILGLGAGSLSFVSQISARSLSYCLVDRDSIAASTLRIGSRHGGRAEITAPLIRNGTAIPYYYVELTGISVGGKMLDAPPSTFAVNVSNWGGGVILDTGTVVTRLFGKVYAALRDAFRAGTAALPAAEEWSIFDTCYNLTGLESVEVPTVAFHFPRGQELQLPAKNYLIPVDDAGTHCLAFAPSSVPANIIGSVQQQGIRVSIDLVRSRVGFTRRMC, from the coding sequence ATGGTGCTCGACACAGGCAGCGACGTCAGCTGGATTCAGTGCCTCCCCTGCGCCAACTGCTACGAGCAGTCGGACGCCGTCTTCGATccctccgcctcctcctcctaCACCCCTCTTTCCTGCGAATCTCCTCGATGCCGCGATCTCGGGTACGGATACGCCTGCGTCAATTCCACaatctcttcttcctccgccACTACCGGAAGCGGCggcggcgacggcgacggcgccGAGGGTAGCTGTCTTTATGAGTCATGGTACGGAGATAACTCATTCTCGATTGGAGATTTTGCCACGGAGACGGTGGGCTTCAGCCGGGAGGCCGAGTTTTCCGGCTTGTCCATCGGGTGCGGCCACGATAACGAGGGCCTGTTCTACGGGTCCGCCGGGATTCTAGGTCTCGGCGCCGGGTCCCTCTCGTTCGTCTCCCAGATATCGGCCCGCTCCCTGTCCTACTGCCTCGTAGACCGCGATTCCATCGCCGCCTCCACCCTCCGCATCGGTTCCCGCCACGGCGGCCGGGCAGAGATCACGGCGCCCCTCATCCGCAACGGCACTGCGATTCCCTACTACTATGTGGAGTTGACGGGGATCAGCGTGGGCGGGAAGATGCTGGACGCGCCGCCGTCGACGTTCGCGGTGAACGTGAGCAACTGGGGTGGGGGCGTGATCCTGGATACCGGCACGGTTGTGACGCGGCTGTTTGGGAAGGTGTACGCGGCGCTGCGAGACGCTTTCCGGGCGGGGACGGCGGCGCTTCCGGCGGCGGAAGAGTGGTCGATTTTCGACACGTGTTACAATCTGACGGGGTTGGAGAGCGTGGAGGTGCCAACGGTGGCGTTCCACTTCCCGAGGGGGCAGGAGCTGCAGCTGCCGGCGAAGAACTACCTGATTCCTGTGGACGATGCCGGGACCCACTGCCTGGCGTTCGCGCCGTCGTCGGTGCCGGCGAACATCATCGGCAGCGTGCAGCAACAGGGGATACGTGTCAGCATCGACCTCGTTCGATCCCGAGTGGGTTTCACTCGACGCATGTGTTAA